A genome region from Arachis duranensis cultivar V14167 chromosome 6, aradu.V14167.gnm2.J7QH, whole genome shotgun sequence includes the following:
- the LOC107495598 gene encoding probable protein phosphatase 2C 59 — protein sequence MGYLNSVLTSSSQVHAAEDSPVSGGGLSQNGKFSYGYASSPGKRSSMEDFYETRIDGVDGEIVGLFGVFDGHGGARAAEYVKQHLFSNLLRHPKFISDTKSAIADAYNHTDSEFLKSENNQNRDAGSTASTAILVGDRLLVANVGDSRAVICRGGNAIAVSRDHKPDQTDERQRIENAGGFVMWAGTWRVGGVLAVSRAFGDRLLKQYVVADPEIQEEKVDSSLEFLILASDGLWDVVSNEEAVAMIKKIDDAEEAAKKLMQEAYQRGSSDNITCVVVRFLTNQGASSGTSTG from the exons TCACCTGTGAGTGGTGGAGGACTCAG TCAGAATGGAAAATTCAGCTACGGGTATGCTAGCTCTCCGGGCAAGAGATCTTCAATGGAAGATTTTTATGAGACTAGAATTGATGGTGTGGATGGTGAAATTGTTGGCCTTTTTGGAGTTTTTGATG GTCACGGTGGTGCTCGTGCTGCCGAGTATGTCAAACAACACCTATTTAGTAATTTGCTCAGACATCCAAAATTCATTTCTGACACCAAATCTGCAATAG CTGATGCATATAACCACACCGACTCTGAATTTctgaaatcagaaaataaccaAAACAGAGATGCTGGATCAACTGCTTCCACTGCCATTCTAGTTGGTGACCGTTTGCTCGTTGCTAATGTCGGGGACTCTAGAGCTGTTATATGCAGGGGTGGAAATG CCATTGCTGTTTCTCGAGATCACAAGCCGGACCAAACGGACGAGAGGCAAAGGATTGAAAATGCTGGTGGCTTTGTTATGTGGGCTG GAACCTGGAGAGTTGGTGGCGTTCTTGCCGTTTCTCGTGCTTTCGGTGATAGACTTCTGAAACAGTATGTTGTTGCTGATCCAGAAATCCAG GAAGAAAAAGTTGATAGCTCTCTCGAGTTTCTTATCTTGGCCAGTGACGGGCTATGGGATGTTGTCTCCAACGAG GAAGCTGTTGCAATGATAAAGAAAATAGATGATGCAGAGGAGGCGGCAAAGAAGTTGATGCAAGAAGCATATCAGAGAGGTAGTTCCGACAACATTACTTGTGTTGTGGTTCGTTTCTTGACGAACCAAGGCGCTTCTTCTGGTACTAGCACTGGCTAA
- the LOC107495536 gene encoding pre-mRNA-splicing factor cwf26-like: MKELETEKDKPFARSRDDPELDNMLKDRLRWGDPMAHLVKKKYPEPVLPDLGEGEKMKESGFVVPQDISDHSWLKRGLDAAPNRYGIRPGRHWDGVDRSNGFEKEMFKRTNERQVRDREAYLWSVSDM; the protein is encoded by the coding sequence ATGAAGGAACTAGAAACCGAGAAGGACAAGCCTTTTGCACGCAGCAGGGACGATCCAGAACTTGACAACATGCTCAAGGATAGATTAAGATGGGGTGATCCTATGGCACATTTGGTAAAGAAAAAATATCCAGAGCCTGTTCTTCCAGATTTGGGAGAAGGTGAGAAGATGAAAGAATCAGGTTTTGTTGTTCCGCAAGATATTTCAGATCACAGCTGGTTGAAAAGAGGTTTAGATGCTGCACCAAATCGCTATGGGATAAGGCCGGGACGACATTGGGATGGAGTTGATCGTAGTAATGGTTTTGAGAAGGAAATGTTCAAGAGAACAAATGAGAGGCAAGTTCGGGATAGAGAAGCTTATCTTTGGTCTGTCTCTGATATGTGA
- the LOC107495485 gene encoding pectinesterase inhibitor-like: MFSSSLLCSARTVKISDVCSKHPNPYNCNNILNSVPGASLGADLNSLSKYVITSAHVYAFDTITLVHNLTRSINDKQLKQRYQACSMDYDDVLLSLTQAQQSFVSGDYKGMKSNGQTALKDVQDCDWKPGNDQSDLPNKNKYLEDVINIIIVFADFLAGVY, translated from the coding sequence ATGTTTTCATCATCATTACTATGTTCAGCAAGAACAGTTAAAATCTCTGACGTTTGTTCCAAACACCCAAACCCTTATAACTGTAACAACATCTTGAATTCCGTACCAGGTGCTTCATTAGGTGCTGATCTTAATAGCCTTTCAAAATATGTAATAACCTCAGCACATGTTTATGCCTTTGATACCATAACCCTAGTTCATAATCTCACTAGGAGTATTAATGACAAACAATTGAAACAACGTTACCAAGCTTGTTCCATGGACTATGATGATGTCTTGCTTTCTCTAACACAAGCTCAACAATCTTTTGTCAGTGGAGATTACAAGGGCATGAAGTCAAATGGTCAAACGGCTTTGAAAGATGTTCAAGATTGTGATTGGAAGCCAGGCAATGATCAATCGGATCTACCTAATAAGAACAAGTATTTGGAAGATGTtatcaatattattattgtttttgctGATTTTCTAGCAGGGGTTTATTAG
- the LOC107495629 gene encoding histidine kinase 5 produces the protein MGCEMELESECIEDMEVEVLPSMWPEDIGTDAGKQFNIEKPGRDQDMLEDVTIMEEPTIADFQRLMELTNYTDRGSSQLAYLMKHWEYKQANAVRLLREELDNLSRQRQEVEQRRLEILQENRFEEDYGDDKRPVSILDEVYYTWQDLPSRKSDVVVQNKRIEIDAEYDTVVYWKQRALQLEKQLEASMQREQTLMDKLQESIKTIERQSSPVEELSQILKRADNFLHFILQNAPVVIGHQDKELRYRFIYNHYPRLQEEDIIGKTDVEIFTGSGVKESQDFKREVMEKGLPAKKEITFETDLFGSKTFLIYVEPVFSKAGETIGINYMGMEITDQVRKRERMAKLREEIAVQKAKETELNKTIHITEETMRAKQMLATMSHEIRSPLSGVVSMAEILSTTKLDREQRQLLDVMISSGDLVLQLINDILDLSKVESGAMKLEATKFRPREVVKHVLQTAAASLQKMLTLEGNVADDIPIEVIGDVLRIRQILTNLVSNAVKFTHEGKVGINLYVVTEPPFAKTEECNQKMNSEQSTTCSNGVKDHRYPSTLAKSGSDQNHHGSDHAFNNEFRSSVKSDYSMNGGDTEEENHSTETTVWIRCDVYDTGIGIPEKAIPTLFKRYMQVSADHARKYGGTGLGLAICKQLVELMGGRLTVSSKEHVGSTFTFILPYKVSIASDENSDDTDELSDVDNNDAVSDDLTEGFFQFQPRTLGSLFSSNGSTRRTSHKFNGFPPNPFSLPSPNAIASKAITNSVEDSSSVVVDASDLTESTSSSTTEEKDHREHSAKSRHEPSSHSNGCDDSSKQMNESRKSSCEGLMKKEHANSQCVTSSSASPTEETKDSSKLKPKILLVEDNKINVMVTQSMMKRLGYSMDVVNNGVEAVRAVQRHTYDIILMDVFMPVMNGLQTTKLIRSYEETGNWDAAKNSGIEQIQQISDYECCVPPRKRIHIIAMTANTVTESAEECYANGMDSFVSKPVTFQKLKECLEQYLR, from the exons ATGGGTTGTGAGATGGAATTGGAGAGTGAATGTATTGAGGACATGGAAGTTGAAGTCCTGCCTTCAATGTGGCCGGAAGATATCGGAACAGACGCAGGAAAGCAGTTCAATATAGAGAAGCCTGGCAGAGATCAAGACATGTTGGAAGATGTTACAATCATGGAGGAACCAACCATAGCTGATTTCCAGCGATTAATGGAGCTAACTAACTATACAGATAGAGGTTCTTCACAATTAGCCTACTTAATGAAACATTGGGAGTATAAGCAGGCCAACGCCGTTCGCCTTCTTAGAGAAGAACTCGACAACTTGAGCAGGCAAAGGCAGGAAGTTGAGCAAAGGAGGCTGGAGATATTGCAAGAGAATCGGTTTGAGGAAGACTATGGAGATGATAAGAGGCCAGTTTCTATATTGGATGAAGTTTATTACACTTGGCAGGATCTGCCAAGCCGGAAAAGTGATGTTGTTGTGCAGAACAAGAGGATTGAGATTGATGCAGAGTATGATACTGTTGTATACTGGAAGCAGCGCGCGCTGCAGCTGGAAAAACAGTTGGAGGCGAGTATGCAGCGCGAGCAGACGCTTATGGATAAGTTGCAAGAAAGCATTAAGACTATTGAGAGGCAGTCCTCGCCGGTTGAAGAGTTGTCGCAGATTCTGAAGAGAGCTgataatttcttgcattttataCTTCAAAATGCACCTGTTGTCATTGGTCACCAG GACAAAGAGTTGCGCTATCGCTTTATCTATAATCACTATCCAAGATTGCAAGAGGAG GACATCATAGGAAAAACAGATGTCGAAATTTTCACAGGTTCCGGTGTGAAAGAATCTCAAGATTTTAAAAGAGAAGTTATGGAGAAAGGATTACCTGCAAAAAAGGAAATCACATTCGAGACAGATCTATTCGGGTCAAAGACATTCTTGATATATGTAGAACCTGTGTTTAGCAAGGCAGGTGAAACAATAGGAATAAATTACATGGGAATGGAAATAACAGATCAG gtgagaaaaagagaaaggatGGCGAAGCTTCGTGAAGAGATTGCGGTTCAGAAAGCAAAGGAGACTGAACTGAATAAAACCATTCATATTACAG AGGAGACTATGAGAGCAAAACAAATGCTGGCAACAATGTCTCATGAGATAAGATCACCGTTGTCCGGGGTTGTGAGCATGGCTGAGATTCTTTCTACGACAAAACTTGATCGCGAGCAAAGACAACTCTTGGATGTCATGATATCTTCAGGAGATTTGGTTCTTCAACTCATAAATGACATTCTTGATCTTTCCAAGGTTGAGTCAG GAGCTATGAAATTGGAAGCCACGAAATTCCGGCCGAGAGAGGTAGTAAAGCATGTACTTCAAACAGCAGCAGCATCATTGCAGAAAATGCTAACCTTAGAAGGGAATGTGGCAGATGACATACCTATTGAG GTCATTGGAGATGTGTTAAGAATTCGTCAGATTCTCACAAATTTAGTCAG CAATGCTGTGAAGTTTACACATGAAGGCAAAGTTGGAATAAACCTTTATGTTGTGACAGAGCCACCATTTGCCAAAACAGAGGAATGCAATCAAAAGATGAACTCAGAACAATCAACAACTTGTTCAAATGGAGTGAAGGATCATAGATATCCATCAACACTAGCTAAGAGTGGCAGTGATCAAAATCATCATGGCAGTGATCACGCGTTTAACAACGAATTCCGATCTTCAGTTAAGAGTGATTACTCAATGAATGGTGGTGACACTGAGGAGGAAAATCACTCAACTGAAACAACAGTGTGGATTCGTTGCGATGTGTATGACACTGGAATTGGAATACCAG AAAAGGCCATACCTACTTTATTCAAAAGATACATGCAAGTGAGTGCAGATCACGCTCGAAAGTATGGAGGCACAGGACTCGGATTAGCAATCTGCAAACAACTG GTTGAGTTAATGGGAGGTCGTCTAACAGTATCAAGCAAAGAACACGTTGGATCTACCTTCACATTCATACTTCCGTACAAAGTTTCAATAGCTTCTGATGAAAACTCCGACGACACCGACGAACTCTCCGATGTGGACAACAATGACGCCGTTTCCGACGATTTAACAGAAGGCTTCTTCCAATTCCAACCCCGCACTTTAGGATCTCTCTTCTCTTCCAATGGATCCACAAGGCGAACCTCGCACAAGTTCAACGGATTTCCGCCCAATCCTTTCTCATTGCCATCTCCAAACGCCATCGCTTCCAAAGCGATAACGAATTCCGTTGAAGATTCATCTTCCGTTGTTGTTGATGCTTCGGATCTGACAGAATCAACGAGTTCATCGACGACCGAAGAAAAAGATCATCGTGAACATTCAGCCAAATCGCGGCACGAGCCTTCGTCACATAGTAACGGTTGTGATGATTCTTCGAAACAAATGAATGAATCAAGAAAGTCATCGTGTGAGGGTTTAATGAAGAAGGAACATGCCAATTCGCAATGTGTTACTAGCAGCAGTGCATCGCCGACGGAAGAGACTAAAGATTCTTCTAAATTGAAGCCTAAGATTCTTCTTGTTGAAGATAACAAGATCAATGTGATGGTGACACAGTCAATGATGAAGAGGTTAGGGTATAGCATGGATGTTGTTAACAATGGAGTGGAAGCCGTTCGTGCCGTTCAGCGTCACACTTATGACATCATTCTCATG GACGTTTTCATGCCAGTTATGAACGGTCTTCAGACCACGAAACTGATTCGATCTTATGAGGAAACCGGAAACTGGGATGCTGCAAAAAATTCTGGAATTGAACAAATACAACAAATTTCAGATTATGAATGTTGTGTACCACCTAGAAAGCGGATCCACATTATTGCT ATGACAGCAAACACAGTAACAGAGAGTGCAGAGGAATGTTATGCAAATGGTATGGACTCATTTGTGTCAAAACCTGTGACTTTCCAAAAATTGAAAGAATGTCTTGAACAGTACCTAAGGTGA
- the LOC107495664 gene encoding protein GLUTAMINE DUMPER 1, producing MRPISKTSTTSTTTTTKLAPMATPTKIGNTSNYSSPWHTPIPYLFGGLAAMFGLIFFALLVLACSYYCKLFAQQQQNGDNNNNNVGDLEKDCDETRRNETFKAYEEKVLVIMAGNEKPTFLATPVFPNYGKQLICQDCGSKIEAFDEVSDNVSEKDHIINKDNRVDNVVVHVAAAATTTLPQENQEREQEENQ from the coding sequence atgagacctATTTCCAAAACAAGCACCACCagcactactactactactaaatTAGCACCTATGGCAACACCAACAAAAATTGGTAACACTAGTAATTACTCATCACCATGGCACACACCAATTCCTTACCTCTTTGGAGGCCTTGCTGCCATGTTTGGCCTCATTTTCTTTGCTCTATTGGTGCTTGCTTGCTCTTATTATTGCAAACTCTTtgctcaacaacaacaaaatggtgacaacaataacaacaatgtTGGAGATTTGGAGAAAGATTGTGATGAAACTCGCAGGAACGAAACCTTTAAGGCCTATGAGGAGAAGGTGTTGGTGATCATGGCTGGCAATGAAAAACCAACCTTCTTGGCCACCCCAGTTTTTCCAAACTATGGAAAACAACTTATTTGTCAGGATTGTGGCTCAAAGATTGAAGCTTTTGATGAGGTTTCTGATAATGTGTCTGAAAAAGACCACATCATCAACAAGGACAACCGTGTCGACAACGTTGTTGTCCATGTTGCTGCAGCTGCTACTACTACTCTGCCACAAGAGAATCAAGAACgtgaacaagaagaaaatcagtga